One Oceanicoccus sagamiensis genomic region harbors:
- a CDS encoding Trm112 family protein produces the protein MIDKKLLSILVCPVSKAPLEYNEENQELICKASGLAYPVRDGIPVMLEVEARKLTTDEKLG, from the coding sequence ATGATTGATAAGAAGTTACTCAGTATTTTGGTCTGCCCGGTTAGCAAAGCGCCGCTGGAATATAACGAGGAAAATCAGGAGCTGATATGTAAGGCCAGCGGTCTGGCTTACCCGGTTCGTGACGGCATTCCGGTGATGCTTGAAGTTGAGGCCCGCAAGCTTACCACTGATGAAAAATTGGGCTAA
- the alaS gene encoding alanine--tRNA ligase yields MKSSEIREAFLSYFEQKGHTRVASSSLVPGNDPTLLFTNAGMVQFKDVFTGQDQRSYTRATSSQRCVRAGGKHNDLENVGYTARHHTFFEMLGNFSFGDYFKRDAITFAWEFLTGEQWLNIPTDKLTVTVYADDDEAFDIWKDEMGVPAERIIRIGDNKGAKYASDNFWSMGDTGPCGPCTEIFYDHGEDIAGGPPGSPDEDGDRFIEIWNNVFMQFNRSADGTMTDLPAPSVDTGMGLERIAAVMQDVHSNYEIDLFQNLLNASGKVLGVSDTTNTSLRVIADHIRSCSFLIADGVLPSNEGRGYVLRRIIRRAVRHGNKLGATDAFFYKLVAPLAVEMGEAYPELNKLQAQLEKVLLTEEQQFAKTLDQGMKILEADLAQLSGSVIPGETIFKLYDTYGFPVDLTGDIARERNLTLDEAGFEAAMEAQRQRARSASNFKMDLAEGVSIDGSTAFTGYQVLTGQCEVTALLKDGELVSSLAEGEQGVVVFASTPFYGESGGQAGDSGLIHNASARFEVSDTTKSGDNHLHHGVLTQGSLAVGDSLDATVDTSVRQSTALNHSATHLLHAALRDILGDHVVQKGSLVDAQKLRFDFSHFEGVTPAQLAEIEAMVNAQIRANSAVETTVTTMDHAEELGAMMLFGEKYGDEVRVLAMGDDNFSVELCGGTHVTRTGDIGLMRIASESGIAAGIRRIEAVTGAAAIELFNQTEATVADIASMVKGSKDNVSSKVKQLLDSHKQLEKELAQVKAKMASAAGSDLAGQAEEVAGIKVVASQLDGADMKTLDSTVAQLKDKLGSAVVFVASVDGDKINLACGVSSDLTPNLKAGDLMKSIAPLVGGKGGGKPDKAKGAGSDITALPSALAAVKTWVAEMA; encoded by the coding sequence ATGAAAAGTTCTGAAATCCGCGAAGCCTTCCTCAGCTACTTTGAGCAAAAAGGGCACACCCGTGTGGCCAGCAGCTCACTGGTGCCAGGTAACGACCCCACATTGCTATTTACCAATGCGGGTATGGTTCAGTTCAAAGACGTTTTTACCGGGCAAGATCAGCGCTCCTATACCCGTGCTACCAGCTCTCAGCGCTGTGTGCGCGCTGGTGGCAAGCACAATGATTTGGAAAACGTAGGTTATACCGCCAGACATCACACCTTTTTTGAAATGTTGGGTAACTTTAGTTTTGGCGATTATTTTAAGCGCGATGCCATCACCTTTGCCTGGGAGTTTTTAACCGGCGAGCAGTGGCTCAATATCCCCACCGATAAGCTTACCGTAACCGTCTATGCCGACGATGATGAAGCCTTTGATATCTGGAAGGATGAAATGGGTGTGCCGGCGGAGCGTATTATCCGCATTGGTGATAATAAAGGCGCCAAATACGCTTCAGATAATTTTTGGTCGATGGGTGATACCGGCCCCTGTGGCCCCTGTACAGAAATTTTTTATGACCACGGTGAAGACATTGCCGGCGGCCCTCCAGGTTCCCCTGATGAAGACGGTGACCGCTTTATCGAAATCTGGAATAACGTATTTATGCAGTTTAACCGTTCCGCTGATGGCACCATGACCGACTTACCTGCGCCCTCCGTGGATACGGGTATGGGGCTGGAGCGTATTGCTGCCGTGATGCAGGATGTGCATAGCAACTATGAAATTGACCTGTTCCAAAACCTGCTTAACGCTTCGGGTAAAGTGTTAGGTGTTAGCGATACTACAAACACATCGCTACGAGTGATTGCTGACCATATCCGCTCCTGCTCCTTTTTAATTGCTGATGGTGTCTTGCCGTCGAACGAAGGCCGCGGCTATGTGTTGCGGCGGATTATTCGTCGTGCTGTGCGCCACGGTAATAAACTTGGCGCCACCGATGCCTTTTTCTATAAATTAGTTGCCCCTCTGGCGGTTGAGATGGGTGAGGCCTACCCGGAACTGAATAAGCTGCAGGCCCAGTTAGAAAAAGTCTTGCTGACGGAAGAGCAGCAATTTGCCAAAACTCTGGATCAGGGGATGAAAATTCTAGAGGCTGACCTGGCCCAGCTCAGCGGCAGCGTTATTCCCGGCGAAACCATCTTTAAACTGTATGACACCTATGGCTTCCCGGTTGACCTCACCGGTGATATTGCCCGTGAGCGCAACCTGACTTTGGATGAAGCCGGCTTTGAAGCCGCGATGGAAGCCCAGCGTCAACGCGCACGCAGTGCCAGTAACTTTAAAATGGATTTGGCCGAGGGCGTTAGTATTGATGGCAGTACCGCCTTTACTGGCTATCAGGTATTAACCGGCCAGTGCGAAGTGACCGCATTGCTAAAAGACGGTGAACTGGTATCAAGCCTGGCTGAAGGCGAGCAGGGTGTTGTGGTTTTTGCCAGTACGCCTTTCTATGGAGAGTCGGGTGGTCAGGCCGGTGATAGTGGCCTGATTCATAATGCCTCAGCCCGGTTTGAAGTGTCAGATACGACCAAGAGCGGAGACAACCACTTGCATCATGGTGTACTGACCCAGGGTAGCCTGGCTGTGGGCGATAGTCTGGATGCTACCGTGGATACGTCGGTTCGCCAGTCGACGGCGTTAAACCACTCCGCGACTCACCTTCTTCATGCCGCCCTGAGAGATATATTAGGTGACCATGTTGTACAGAAAGGCTCTTTGGTGGATGCCCAGAAGCTACGCTTTGATTTCTCGCACTTTGAAGGGGTAACGCCTGCGCAACTGGCCGAGATAGAAGCCATGGTTAATGCCCAGATTCGCGCTAATAGCGCGGTAGAAACCACTGTTACCACCATGGACCATGCCGAAGAGCTGGGCGCGATGATGTTATTTGGTGAAAAATATGGCGACGAAGTGCGCGTGCTAGCTATGGGGGATGATAACTTCTCTGTAGAGCTTTGTGGCGGCACCCATGTCACCCGCACGGGTGATATTGGCCTAATGCGGATTGCTTCTGAATCCGGTATTGCCGCTGGCATCCGCCGTATTGAGGCGGTAACGGGGGCAGCGGCGATTGAATTATTTAATCAAACCGAAGCCACAGTGGCTGATATTGCCAGTATGGTTAAAGGCAGCAAAGACAACGTTAGCAGCAAAGTTAAGCAGCTGCTGGATAGCCATAAGCAACTGGAAAAAGAGCTGGCCCAGGTTAAAGCTAAAATGGCTTCAGCAGCGGGCAGTGATCTTGCCGGGCAGGCCGAAGAGGTGGCTGGTATTAAGGTGGTTGCCAGCCAGCTGGATGGTGCCGATATGAAGACGCTGGATAGTACGGTTGCACAATTAAAGGATAAACTTGGCTCTGCCGTGGTATTTGTCGCCAGCGTTGATGGAGACAAAATTAACCTCGCCTGTGGCGTTAGCAGTGATTTAACCCCCAATTTAAAGGCGGGTGATTTGATGAAATCTATTGCGCCGCTGGTGGGCGGTAAAGGTGGCGGAAAACCGGATAAGGCCAAGGGTGCGGGTAGCGATATTACAGCCTTGCCTTCAGCGCTGGCGGCGGTCAAAACATGGGTGGCTGAGATGGCCTAA
- a CDS encoding M23 family metallopeptidase, with the protein MRCLLIVCLACLSATVTALELTGNMQQGGLVIGRVEPGSTVLLDQQPVKVSEQGVFVIGFGRDAKASAELAVATASGEKMAKTLAIVPREYNIQRVEGIAKTIMSPSEASIKRSREEAAQVRKARAQLLDRMDFMVEFQWPLLGPITGVYGSQRFYNGEPNRPHYGVDVAAPIGTPVSTPAPGVVTLAHQDMFYSGGTIIIDHGYGVSSTMIHLSKVIAKVGDEVVPGDIVAEVGAGGRATGPHLDWRMNWMKQRIDPQLLVPPMPEK; encoded by the coding sequence GTGCGCTGTTTACTGATTGTCTGTTTGGCCTGCTTATCCGCCACTGTTACCGCCCTGGAATTAACGGGTAATATGCAGCAGGGTGGTTTGGTGATCGGGCGGGTTGAGCCCGGCAGTACCGTGTTGTTAGACCAGCAACCGGTTAAGGTCAGCGAGCAGGGGGTGTTTGTGATTGGCTTTGGCCGCGATGCCAAAGCCAGTGCTGAACTGGCCGTTGCCACCGCCAGCGGTGAAAAAATGGCAAAAACCCTGGCCATTGTACCCCGTGAGTATAATATTCAGCGGGTTGAAGGCATTGCCAAAACAATTATGAGCCCCAGTGAGGCCAGCATAAAGCGCAGCCGTGAAGAGGCGGCACAGGTCCGTAAAGCCAGGGCACAATTACTGGATCGCATGGATTTTATGGTGGAGTTCCAGTGGCCCTTGTTAGGCCCGATCACCGGCGTCTATGGCAGTCAGCGTTTTTATAATGGTGAGCCTAATCGCCCACATTATGGGGTCGATGTGGCAGCTCCCATCGGCACGCCGGTTTCTACCCCGGCACCGGGGGTGGTGACTTTGGCTCATCAGGATATGTTCTACTCCGGCGGCACGATAATTATCGACCATGGCTATGGCGTCTCTTCAACCATGATTCACCTTAGCAAGGTGATCGCAAAAGTGGGTGATGAGGTGGTGCCGGGTGATATTGTGGCGGAGGTAGGCGCTGGCGGCAGGGCCACAGGGCCGCATTTAGACTGGCGGATGAACTGGATGAAGCAGCGTATTGACCCCCAGTTACTGGTTCCACCGATGCCTGAGAAATAG
- the greB gene encoding transcription elongation factor GreB gives MGRYRPPRKPGSFYITPEGEKALRDEVYQLWKVERPQVTDIVHEAAKNGDRSENGDYIYGKRRLREIDSRVGFLTRRLDKLEVVDRIPDNQSKVFFGAWVTVEDEDGKEQTYRIVGPDEFDLSQGKLSMDSPLAKALLGKSVEDEVVFKTPEGERELYISKVKYQ, from the coding sequence ATGGGTCGTTACCGTCCACCCCGCAAACCCGGCTCATTCTATATCACCCCCGAAGGTGAGAAGGCTCTGCGGGATGAAGTCTATCAACTGTGGAAAGTCGAACGGCCACAGGTCACCGATATTGTCCATGAAGCAGCCAAAAACGGCGACCGCTCAGAGAATGGCGATTATATCTATGGCAAACGACGGCTTAGGGAAATTGATAGCCGGGTTGGTTTTCTCACTCGGCGGCTGGATAAACTCGAAGTTGTTGACCGCATTCCGGATAACCAGAGTAAAGTTTTTTTTGGTGCCTGGGTAACGGTAGAAGACGAGGATGGTAAGGAGCAAACTTACCGTATTGTTGGGCCTGATGAATTTGACCTTAGCCAGGGCAAGCTCAGTATGGACTCACCGCTGGCCAAAGCCCTGCTGGGTAAATCTGTTGAAGATGAGGTGGTATTTAAAACACCAGAAGGTGAACGGGAGTTATATATCAGCAAGGTAAAATATCAATAA